Within Ipomoea triloba cultivar NCNSP0323 chromosome 9, ASM357664v1, the genomic segment TTTTCATTGGTACTTCATCTCATGTAATAATGCAGCAACACAACATGCAACTATAAGTTGTTATTGAGTAATAGATTGTAAGTTGTTACATAAGAGTACAATGTACACACGTAAATTTTCAATTGTCACTACACTACAAAACTTCATTGATTTGTAATTGATATTTGTCACATCTGAACCTTTCACATTATAAGGAACAACTCCCCATTAACATTAATCCCAAAGCGGGTGGCATCTAAACTTGAACTAGGATGTGAttactggaaaaaaaaaacatagcacACATATTACTCCAACAAAACTTTTTCCTCACAAGCAATCAGAAACTAAATCCATGAGCTAGCAGAAGAATATATATCACTAAGACAGGAAGAATGGCACACTGGTTTTACGGATTAACATTAGTTCAACAAGTAAAACAGATCTaaaagtgttatatatatagttcaaccaaaatcaaacataaaGCTCAAATCTAACTATAAGCCATGAAGATTATGTTGTCTTATGTGACAAAGAAACATATTGAATCCTCTAAACAAGCTGTGAGATCAACAGGTCTACAAAGCTCCAGTAGTGTCTTTAATATTGGAGAAGAGTTACCATGTCCAACAAAATTGAAGTGAAGCTTAAACAATAATTTCTTTCACTCTCCACTACAGCAGTACCATCTGTTAAAGGTCTCCAAGAAGCGAACTGCATTAAGAAATAACATTCTCCCAAAAGCACACAGCTTCTGAACAGTTGAACCGCATCCTTTTCAATGGATTACTAGCTTTTTGGACATCCAATGGCAAAAGATGAAAGATTAAAATATCAAGTTTTCATATGTTATCACCAGCGTTCTCTTGGCCGGCCATCGGGGAAAACAGGTACAAGAATCTTCTCATCCTTTTTCATTGGGTCATCAACCTTTCTGCTTGATTTAACATTTTCTAGGTTTGtaatttcatcatcatcagtgaAGTCGGGGGGtaaatcatcatcttcatcgcTCCAATCACCTTCAAAATCTTCATCATTTTCATCATAATCCTCACCATCTTCATCAAATCCATCACTTAGTAAATTATCAATGTCTGAACCCTCTTCACCTTCCTCTCCACTGTCTTCATCTTTGGGCTTAGTTCCATCTAGTTTATCTGCATCCCTCTTCCCTACGCCCCTCCATGCAAATCGTTGAACAGAAACAAGGGAACGCATCTTTTCCTTGATAAGTAATAATCTATCTTTCTCTTTTAATTGAGAATCGTGATATGCTTCACGAAGAAAAACTGAGTCCCTAGTACCTTTTAGAGAGACATAAAACATATCAGGGTGCCTTATCAACATCCCTCTCAACTGCTGAGAAAATCTAAATTCCTCTCTAAAATGAGTGAGATGATCAACAAGAGTTCTTTTTTCCACTGTGAGGCTCAAGAGCTCATGCACAACACCACAACCATGCTTCTCTTTCTCAGGGGAGCCAGACCTTATCTCAGAGAAGTCAGAGTAGGGTGAAATATAGGGTATATCTCTGAACTGACATATTCTTCTCATCTCGCCCTTTGAAAGATTAAGACCCTTGGGTAGCTTCACCCGATTGAACCTTGGCACTCTATCAATAATCAAATTCCTCTCTTCCAGCTCCCGTTGCCTGTTTTCCTCTTCTGCAAGCTCTGCAGCAGAGACAGCAAGTTCCGGATCCCAATGAGTCAACTCTAATGCTGGCCCTCGTCCAGTTTCAACCACCTTGAAATACTGTGGGTATCGGCGACAAATTGTGTCGCGGAATTCGAAAGGAAGCCCCAAATCACTCTTCAAATGTGCAATCTTCTCCAAAAGAATCCGTTTATCTGCAGACATCATTAGCAGTTTCCTCAACTTGATAACCAACAAATCCTCCATCTCGTTCCTAGCCTGCAGTTCCTCTAAGTAGAGCCTCTCAGCCTCAGGAGTCAACTTAAACTTAAGTGAATAAGCCCCTTCCTCCATTATCTCAAACACTGCAGGAAATTTTTTCAACAAAGCAATGAATCTTCGATTTCCCTGGAGACCCAATGCTTTCCTATACTTCCCTAATTCTCTAAGTGCCATGACTCTGTTGGGCTGGCTCATCAGAAGCTTCCTAATTTTCAAAACCAGCTTAAGCTTCTTCTCCCTTTGAATTACATTATCAAGGGGGAGCTCTTTCCTCCTTTTGACAGCAGCTCTGATTGGAGAAATGGGCAAATGGGTTTTCCTCAAGCCACCCAAAGATTCAATCTTTCCTCCAAAACCCAAACTTTTTCCTAGAAATGGAGTCTTTTCTAGCTCTTGTTTACTTACTGAGAGCTGGGCAGCTAACGGAAGTCTGGGTTTTTGAAGCAGTGAGGATTTATACGAGAGACAAAAAGGGAAAGCACCATAACACGGTGTGAATTTTGGTTGAGATATCAAAATCTTGGGTTCCATTGAAGATTCAGCTAAATTTACAACAACCAAACTACAAGGCAGATGGTGGGaggtctatatatatgtatgcatatattagATATATACTGACCTTGAAAAGCTTGAAGCTTTGAGCTATGGAAGATTGTGCTATGGATTTTGGCGAAGAGGGTTTATCGGCACTGAGAAAAAACCCTGCAGGCTGCAGCGAAGCAGATGTTCTCGCTCTCTTCCCCGGGGAAGGGCTTTGCTCAAAGATAATAGGAAGTTAATCCACAAAAATCTGATTATATGTgggaccttttttttttaataattttaatacattttaaaattagtttcaatttttttttttaaacaaacaatTGACACTAATACACCTCCAAAGAGATAACATCAGAAAGAAAGTCGAGAGGAGTAGAAAATCACTCCCTACAACCAGTAAAGAACACGGCCTCTCGAGCAATCAAATGAGAAACGGCCTCTTGAGCAATCAAATGAGCAGCCATATTCGTGAACACTTAAGAATTTAACATAGACATAGCTAATACAAGAAAAATCATTAGCTAGATTTATAATGTCTTCGAGAACAATATCAAAAAGAGGATTCACAATTACAACTTTGAAGTCCCTAAATCACAAATAGCGCATCAGATTCAACAAGGACCGAATAAATACCCATCTTCTTTAACCACTTCAAAGCTTGCTAATTTCAACTTGGGTGTATTTTGAACCCCTAAAGAAAggactttaaaaatatttttctcaaatttaaagtgcatttaatttagattatgcaccttgaaaaatgaaaatctcacattatccaaatattatacattattatttgGTTTTTGAGAACATggaatttctaaaaataattttataattcaatttttatcgcattaaataatttttttatgtgaaCCAAGCACACATTTAAAGAtctcaaaaattattttcatagtttcatagtaataaaaaaaaattaagcatatttttaaattaagattgatttaaatgtgattatattcataagacttaaataataaaaatatagattaataaattttaaaatggcgtATACAGTccaaaaactaaaattatattgttaattattttttaaggaAAGTTCTATAATGTTGTTTGTTACTTGTAAAAATGCccattttcaaataattaaagacaAAATGCATTTTGTAACTCAACAAAATTAAGAACACTGacatttcttattattttcacTATACGACATTGTTATGATGGTAAGTACTACcctaagtttatatatattccttaaCCAATCAAATAATAGGATAACATTCATATTATATTCTTGTTAAATTTTAAGCACCTCCACTAATTTAGTGGCATAttatattaattcttaaaattaaaaataaaaaaactctaAATTTCTCATCTTcgctaaattatatatttaattccaTGAACCCGTCTTCAAATTTATGAAGAGGTAAATCAAAGAAATCTAATTTTGAGATTTAACACTTCACGTACACTTCTGCGCACAAAAAGCTCAACCTAAATCAAAATTCGTAATGTTTGTAGCAAGAATCGAACCTCCACTATGCCGCTTAATGAAACTAGCATGAACAACAAACATGTATAGAAAGAAGTACAATGATATATTACAAGATATAGCTATCATCCTCAACCTTCATTGACAACATTACTTATAACTAATCCTAAGTGGACTAACTGAAGGTGAGAAGCTGAAAATTATGACACAACACACCATCCTCTGAATACACATCAAACCTGCAAATATGGTTTAGTGTTACTTGTTGCAGTGTTTTGCTTTTCTTCTGTTTGGGTAATAATCGCTTTAACCGATTCAAAAACCTCTTCCACAGGCCTCGCGCCATCAATCTGCTAATTCAAAGACAGTTCAGTAATTCGTCGCATGAAGAATTTATTAACCCGAATTCCAATTGTCTAGCAAGAAGTTTAAGTATTCAGAGAATAGAATGCGGTTAC encodes:
- the LOC116029388 gene encoding protein WHAT'S THIS FACTOR 1 homolog, chloroplastic; translated protein: MEPKILISQPKFTPCYGAFPFCLSYKSSLLQKPRLPLAAQLSVSKQELEKTPFLGKSLGFGGKIESLGGLRKTHLPISPIRAAVKRRKELPLDNVIQREKKLKLVLKIRKLLMSQPNRVMALRELGKYRKALGLQGNRRFIALLKKFPAVFEIMEEGAYSLKFKLTPEAERLYLEELQARNEMEDLLVIKLRKLLMMSADKRILLEKIAHLKSDLGLPFEFRDTICRRYPQYFKVVETGRGPALELTHWDPELAVSAAELAEEENRQRELEERNLIIDRVPRFNRVKLPKGLNLSKGEMRRICQFRDIPYISPYSDFSEIRSGSPEKEKHGCGVVHELLSLTVEKRTLVDHLTHFREEFRFSQQLRGMLIRHPDMFYVSLKGTRDSVFLREAYHDSQLKEKDRLLLIKEKMRSLVSVQRFAWRGVGKRDADKLDGTKPKDEDSGEEGEEGSDIDNLLSDGFDEDGEDYDENDEDFEGDWSDEDDDLPPDFTDDDEITNLENVKSSRKVDDPMKKDEKILVPVFPDGRPRERW